In Hwangdonia lutea, a single window of DNA contains:
- a CDS encoding FtsB family cell division protein: MAQFKKNKYLKPFKNWFILIFVVFAVWMLFFDANSWLIHHELNSEIEALENEKKYYKREIEKDKKAIKKLSTEEGMEKFARETYYMKKDNEEIFIIEYEDSLKIKKDD, from the coding sequence ATGGCACAATTCAAAAAAAATAAATATTTAAAGCCTTTTAAAAATTGGTTTATACTCATTTTTGTGGTTTTCGCCGTATGGATGCTGTTTTTTGATGCCAATTCGTGGCTTATTCACCATGAGTTAAACTCAGAAATTGAAGCTTTAGAGAATGAAAAAAAATATTACAAACGGGAAATTGAAAAAGATAAAAAAGCAATTAAAAAATTAAGTACCGAAGAAGGCATGGAAAAATTTGCTCGCGAAACTTATTATATGAAAAAGGACAACGAGGAAATTTTTATTATTGAATACGAAGACAGTTTAAAAATAAAAAAAGATGACTAA
- the udk gene encoding uridine kinase, producing MLIIGIAGGTGCGKTTVVNQILKELPEGEVGVISQDSYYKDTTHLTYEERVKINFDHPRSIDFDLLVNHLKELKKDKPIHQPVYSFVKHNRTGDTILTYPRKVMIVEGILILTNPELRDMFDIKIFVHADTDERLIRRLKRDISERGRDINEVLLRYQNTLKPMHDQFIEPMKEYADIIIPNNKYNTVAVDIVKTIINENL from the coding sequence ATGCTAATTATAGGAATTGCAGGCGGAACGGGCTGTGGAAAAACAACGGTTGTCAATCAGATTTTAAAAGAACTTCCCGAAGGTGAAGTTGGTGTTATTTCACAAGATTCATATTATAAAGACACCACCCATCTAACATACGAAGAACGCGTTAAAATAAATTTCGACCACCCGAGATCCATCGATTTCGACTTGTTGGTCAATCATTTGAAAGAATTAAAAAAAGATAAACCCATACACCAACCAGTTTATTCGTTTGTAAAACACAACAGAACGGGCGATACCATTTTAACATACCCGAGAAAAGTTATGATTGTTGAAGGCATTTTAATTCTCACAAACCCCGAGTTGCGGGATATGTTCGATATTAAAATATTTGTGCACGCCGATACCGACGAGCGTTTAATACGCAGATTAAAACGCGATATTTCCGAGCGTGGCAGAGATATAAACGAAGTGCTTTTGCGTTATCAAAACACCTTAAAACCCATGCACGATCAGTTTATAGAACCCATGAAAGAGTACGCAGATATTATTATTCCTAACAATAAATACAACACCGTTGCCGTAGATATTGTTAAAACCATTATTAACGAAAACCTGTAA
- a CDS encoding PQQ-dependent sugar dehydrogenase, which produces MSRNPLFFILTLIISFNACAQDKNPVNTQHSYETVVSDLKNPWGFVFLPDGSMLITEKSGELIHFNNGVKSKVSRLPEIELLGQGGLMDIELHPNYKNNGWLYLSYASSNDSNEGANTTIMRAKLKNNVLTHKEVLYNALPNTTRGQHFGSRITFDNDGYLYFTIGDRGNRDVNPQDITRDGGKVYRLKDDGSIPTNNPFANKADAKKAIYSYGHRNPQGMVKHPETGKIWTHEHGPRGGDEINIIEAGKNYGWPVISYGINYSGTKFTELTEAPGMEQPIHHWTPSIAPSGMAFITSDVYPNWKGNLLVGSLKFQYLNRCVIKNNKVVKQDRLLDGIGRVRSVRQGPDGYIYVGVENVGIVKIIPKK; this is translated from the coding sequence ATGAGTCGGAATCCTTTATTTTTTATACTAACTTTAATCATTAGTTTTAACGCTTGTGCTCAAGATAAAAACCCTGTAAACACCCAGCATTCATACGAAACCGTTGTTTCTGATTTAAAGAATCCTTGGGGCTTTGTTTTTTTACCCGATGGCTCGATGCTTATCACCGAAAAATCCGGAGAACTCATACATTTCAACAATGGGGTAAAATCTAAAGTTTCCAGGTTGCCTGAAATTGAACTTCTTGGACAAGGTGGTTTAATGGACATCGAATTGCATCCAAACTATAAAAACAACGGTTGGTTGTATTTATCTTATGCCTCATCAAACGATAGTAACGAAGGTGCCAACACCACCATTATGCGGGCAAAACTTAAAAACAACGTACTAACCCATAAAGAGGTACTTTATAATGCTTTACCGAACACAACCCGCGGACAACATTTTGGATCTCGCATTACTTTTGATAACGATGGGTATCTATATTTTACTATAGGAGACCGCGGTAATCGCGATGTAAACCCGCAAGATATTACTCGTGATGGCGGCAAGGTATATCGGTTAAAAGACGATGGAAGCATCCCCACAAACAATCCGTTTGCCAATAAAGCTGATGCAAAAAAAGCTATATATTCTTATGGGCATCGCAACCCACAAGGCATGGTAAAACATCCTGAAACCGGAAAAATTTGGACACACGAACACGGTCCCAGAGGTGGCGACGAAATCAATATTATTGAAGCGGGCAAAAATTATGGCTGGCCGGTAATTAGTTATGGCATAAATTACAGTGGCACTAAATTTACCGAATTAACCGAAGCCCCAGGCATGGAGCAGCCCATTCATCATTGGACTCCGTCTATAGCGCCAAGTGGTATGGCGTTTATAACCAGCGATGTTTACCCCAATTGGAAAGGCAATCTTTTAGTGGGTTCTTTAAAATTTCAATACCTAAACAGATGTGTTATTAAAAATAATAAAGTTGTTAAACAAGACCGACTGTTAGATGGCATTGGTCGGGTGCGCAGTGTGCGCCAAGGTCCAGACGGCTATATTTACGTTGGTGTTGAAAATGTTGGTATAGTTAAAATAATTCCGAAGAAATAA